One region of Collinsella aerofaciens ATCC 25986 genomic DNA includes:
- the rimM gene encoding ribosome maturation factor RimM (Essential for efficient processing of 16S rRNA) has product MRSQYKNIARVVKPHGRKGEVLAQPLRGLPSVLTPGMRVALTPPALKRDRFCTVTSVTDTGDGDLVSFEGIDDLTAAEGITGCYVLANRDDFELDSLDAAYTDLMGREVVDERFGSLGTIVEIMSTPANDVWVVEGDRYGEVLIPVIEQVVLDLPDQGTISVHVMDGLIDMDK; this is encoded by the coding sequence TTGAGGTCCCAGTACAAAAACATCGCCCGTGTGGTCAAGCCGCACGGAAGGAAGGGGGAGGTCCTCGCGCAGCCGCTGCGGGGGCTTCCTTCTGTATTGACGCCGGGTATGCGCGTCGCCTTGACGCCGCCGGCGCTCAAGCGTGACCGTTTTTGCACGGTCACATCCGTCACCGATACGGGCGATGGCGATCTGGTCTCGTTTGAGGGCATTGATGACTTGACGGCCGCCGAGGGCATCACCGGATGCTACGTGCTGGCAAATCGTGACGACTTTGAGCTCGATTCGCTCGACGCCGCCTATACCGATCTGATGGGTCGCGAGGTGGTCGACGAGCGTTTCGGTTCGCTCGGCACGATTGTCGAGATCATGTCGACGCCCGCCAACGATGTTTGGGTTGTCGAGGGCGATCGGTACGGCGAGGTGCTGATTCCCGTGATCGAGCAGGTTGTGCTCGATCTTCCCGATCAGGGGACAATTTCCGTCCACGTTATGGACGGGTTGATTGATATGGACAAGTAG
- the rpsP gene encoding 30S ribosomal protein S16: MAVKIRLARHGAKKRPYYRVVVADSRAPRDGRIIEEVGRYNPMTAPKTINLDLEKIADWQSKGAQLTDAVAALVKAANEGEKTETVVKKSKKQLAKEAEAAKAAAEAAEGAEE; this comes from the coding sequence TTGGCAGTCAAGATTCGCCTTGCTCGTCACGGCGCTAAGAAGCGTCCGTACTACCGTGTCGTCGTCGCCGATTCCCGCGCCCCGCGTGACGGTCGTATCATCGAGGAGGTTGGCCGCTACAACCCGATGACCGCCCCCAAGACCATCAATCTCGATCTCGAGAAGATCGCTGACTGGCAGTCCAAGGGCGCTCAGCTCACCGACGCTGTCGCTGCTCTGGTCAAGGCCGCCAACGAGGGCGAGAAGACCGAGACCGTCGTCAAGAAGTCCAAGAAGCAGCTCGCCAAAGAGGCCGAGGCCGCTAAGGCTGCCGCTGAGGCCGCTGAGGGCGCCGAGGAGTAA
- a CDS encoding transposase — MTRVARALSELGHYHVMLKGCAGQLIFEDDDDRLYFLNLLNRRFTSAHIRLLAWCLMDNHVHLLFDDLDNQMSVAMHAIDTAYAKHFNQKTGRRGPVFQERFKSVIISDDKQLLRCVRYIHDNPAKAGISSAPLYRWSSFHEYFSHPEICDCEGILNLFGGTEAFYLSSTDGKPNPYFMPEGKHISDMDALEVARALLAPHEPYQLKTLPKSERNRLLAVLRHRGFTIDQISRLTGIGTNIIQRAK, encoded by the coding sequence ATGACTCGTGTTGCCCGTGCGTTGTCCGAACTCGGCCATTATCACGTCATGCTCAAGGGCTGTGCTGGCCAGCTGATCTTCGAAGACGATGACGATCGCCTTTATTTTCTCAATCTATTGAACAGACGATTTACGTCCGCTCATATTCGCCTTCTTGCCTGGTGCCTCATGGACAATCATGTTCACCTGCTATTTGATGATCTCGATAATCAGATGAGCGTTGCTATGCATGCGATTGATACGGCATATGCGAAACACTTCAATCAAAAAACCGGCCGCCGCGGACCGGTGTTCCAGGAACGATTCAAGAGTGTGATCATTTCTGACGACAAACAGCTGCTCCGTTGCGTCCGATACATACACGACAATCCTGCAAAAGCAGGTATTTCTTCTGCTCCTCTGTATCGCTGGAGCAGCTTCCATGAGTATTTCTCTCATCCCGAAATTTGTGATTGTGAAGGTATTCTCAATCTGTTTGGGGGTACGGAAGCGTTTTATCTTTCGAGTACCGACGGCAAGCCTAATCCCTATTTTATGCCCGAAGGTAAGCATATCTCCGATATGGATGCGCTGGAAGTTGCCCGGGCTCTTTTGGCTCCGCATGAGCCTTATCAGCTTAAAACTTTGCCGAAATCAGAGCGAAATCGTCTTCTGGCAGTGTTGAGGCATCGGGGGTTTACGATTGACCAGATTTCGCGTCTGACGGGAATTGGGACCAATATCATTCAAAGGGCGAAATGA
- the rsfS gene encoding ribosome silencing factor, which yields MADETMTDEQILEGVEHKSFVATSDRTAASLSASGVAAEDVARAAAQAAYDKKGEDVQVLDLTELSDVCDYFVLATGTNNRQVDSIVDEIEEKVAEACGEHPFSIEGREQKTWMLMDYGSVVVHVFTPEARDFYRLEKLWGDAPQLPLDLL from the coding sequence ATGGCCGACGAGACCATGACCGACGAGCAGATTCTTGAAGGTGTGGAGCACAAGAGCTTCGTCGCCACGTCCGACCGCACTGCCGCCTCGCTGTCTGCGAGCGGTGTCGCCGCCGAGGATGTCGCCCGCGCCGCCGCGCAGGCCGCCTACGACAAGAAGGGCGAGGACGTTCAGGTGCTCGACCTGACCGAGCTTTCCGACGTATGCGACTACTTTGTGCTTGCCACCGGTACCAACAACCGCCAGGTCGATTCTATCGTCGACGAGATCGAGGAGAAGGTCGCCGAGGCTTGCGGCGAGCACCCGTTCTCCATCGAGGGTCGCGAGCAGAAGACCTGGATGCTCATGGACTATGGTTCGGTTGTCGTCCACGTCTTCACTCCCGAAGCCCGCGACTTCTACCGCCTCGAGAAACTCTGGGGAGACGCCCCCCAGCTTCCCCTCGACCTCCTCTAA
- the trmD gene encoding tRNA (guanosine(37)-N1)-methyltransferase TrmD — translation MLIETLSVFPEMFEPVMSTSILGRARKAGLFDFKAYNLRDWTHDRHRTVDDEPYGGGQGMLMKVEPIAEAIEAISSEGPKPTVVFFTPCGEPFTQHVAERLLKSERLLFVCSRYEGVDERAYAYADERLSIGDYVLTGGELPAMVVADAVVRLIPGALGDEMSNVDESFSTAEDGGLLEYAQYTRPAEFNGEGVPPVLVSGDHAKVDAWRRKNAIERTCRWRPDLIETARLTPEERAYAQDILDASYSQSKE, via the coding sequence ATGCTGATTGAGACCCTTTCGGTCTTTCCCGAGATGTTTGAGCCCGTCATGTCCACATCGATCTTGGGCCGCGCCCGCAAGGCCGGCCTTTTTGATTTTAAGGCCTATAACCTGCGCGACTGGACTCACGACCGCCATCGTACCGTCGATGACGAGCCGTACGGCGGCGGGCAGGGCATGCTCATGAAGGTCGAGCCCATCGCCGAGGCCATCGAGGCTATTAGCTCCGAGGGTCCCAAGCCCACCGTGGTGTTCTTTACGCCCTGCGGCGAACCCTTTACGCAGCATGTGGCCGAGCGCCTGCTCAAAAGCGAGCGCCTGCTGTTTGTTTGCAGCCGCTACGAGGGCGTCGACGAGCGCGCTTATGCGTATGCCGACGAGCGCCTGTCGATCGGCGACTACGTGCTTACGGGCGGCGAGCTTCCCGCTATGGTCGTTGCCGATGCCGTCGTACGTTTGATTCCCGGCGCCCTTGGTGACGAGATGAGCAATGTCGATGAGTCGTTCTCGACTGCCGAGGACGGTGGCCTGCTCGAGTACGCGCAGTACACCCGTCCCGCCGAGTTCAACGGCGAGGGCGTGCCGCCGGTGCTCGTGAGCGGTGACCATGCCAAGGTTGACGCCTGGCGCCGTAAGAATGCCATCGAGCGCACCTGCCGCTGGCGTCCCGACCTGATCGAGACGGCGCGGCTTACGCCCGAGGAGCGCGCATACGCGCAGGACATCCTGGACGCATCGTATTCGCAGAGCAAGGAGTGA
- the nadD gene encoding nicotinate-nucleotide adenylyltransferase — protein MSLRGGIGLPELPLEDGQEFRLGIMGGTFDPIHYGHLVTAEQARESLDLDAVLFMPAGTPAFKLDKPVTPAEDRYAMTVLATAANPAFLASRFEIDRPGVTYTADTLHALRDFYPPQVKLYFITGADAIIDIVTWHDAERIAELATFIAATRPGFDIDTARARIKESGLPFDVRYIQIPALAISSTNIRKRVARGMSVRYLTSESVLGYIRKRRLYADLGQEDFE, from the coding sequence ATGTCGCTGCGCGGTGGAATCGGTCTGCCCGAGCTTCCTCTAGAGGACGGGCAGGAGTTTAGGCTCGGCATTATGGGTGGCACCTTTGATCCCATCCATTACGGGCACCTGGTGACCGCTGAGCAGGCGCGTGAGTCCCTCGACTTGGATGCCGTGCTCTTTATGCCGGCGGGCACGCCTGCCTTTAAGCTTGACAAGCCGGTGACGCCTGCCGAGGACCGTTATGCCATGACGGTCCTCGCCACCGCTGCGAACCCGGCCTTTTTGGCGAGTCGGTTCGAGATTGACCGTCCGGGTGTAACCTATACGGCCGATACGCTTCATGCCCTTCGCGACTTTTACCCGCCGCAGGTAAAGCTCTACTTTATTACGGGCGCCGACGCGATTATCGATATTGTTACCTGGCATGATGCCGAACGAATCGCTGAGCTTGCTACCTTTATTGCGGCGACACGACCGGGCTTTGATATCGATACGGCGCGTGCCCGAATCAAAGAGTCGGGGCTGCCGTTCGACGTGCGCTATATTCAGATTCCGGCGCTGGCGATCAGCTCGACGAACATTCGTAAGCGAGTTGCCCGCGGTATGAGCGTGCGCTATCTTACGAGCGAGTCCGTGCTCGGCTACATTCGCAAACGCAGGCTATATGCCGATTTGGGCCAAGAAGATTTTGAGTGA
- a CDS encoding KH domain-containing protein, translating to MLSDRIADLVEYLVVQIVDDPDSVSLEVIDGDDASTIEVSVAEDDVAKVIGRRGRTIKAIRTLARALAARLDTAVEVEVLG from the coding sequence ATGCTCTCAGATCGCATCGCCGATCTCGTCGAATATCTCGTTGTTCAGATCGTCGACGACCCGGATTCCGTGAGCCTTGAGGTCATCGATGGTGACGACGCCTCCACGATTGAGGTTTCGGTTGCCGAGGATGACGTCGCTAAGGTCATCGGCCGTCGTGGCCGTACCATCAAGGCCATTCGCACGCTCGCCCGTGCACTGGCCGCTCGCCTCGACACTGCAGTCGAGGTAGAGGTTCTGGGCTAG
- the obgE gene encoding GTPase ObgE, with translation MSQFTDISRINVCGGDGGAGCMSFRREAFVPKGGPDGGDGGRGGNVVIQADAQLSSLIDYRFKHHFRAERGTHGQGARRNGKSGEDLILKVPMGTVVRELDPETQTPMFEIADLVHDGERVVVAPGGAGGLGNTHFVTSVRRAPAFAQLGEPAEEHWIELEMKLMADAALVGFPSVGKSSLIARMSAARPKIADYPFTTLVPNLGMVRAGEYSYVVADVPGLIEGASEGKGLGHQFLRHIERTALIMHVVDMTGGFEDRDPVEDYRIINRELEQYGAELSERPQIVVANKCDAPGTADKIADLKRAALDDGHMFFAVSAVTGAGLNTLMLAVGEQVAKLRAELAVSDEPVDLRDEEWERRRLQREKRFRIVQEEPGAFRVVGRAIERMVIQTDWENEEAVIYLQHKFARMGVDDALEKAGCRAGDEVRICQRAFDFEGAEDFSEYEELEDAGEDVAVEAIDVADAADEGVEVVDAADAEDDAETSEGE, from the coding sequence TTGTCACAGTTCACCGATATCAGCCGCATTAACGTGTGCGGCGGCGACGGCGGAGCCGGATGCATGTCGTTTAGGCGCGAGGCATTTGTCCCCAAGGGCGGCCCCGATGGCGGCGACGGCGGTCGTGGCGGCAATGTCGTCATCCAGGCCGATGCTCAGCTGTCTTCGCTGATCGATTACCGCTTTAAGCATCACTTCCGCGCCGAGCGTGGCACGCACGGGCAGGGTGCCCGTCGTAACGGTAAGAGCGGCGAGGACCTGATTCTCAAGGTCCCTATGGGTACCGTGGTGCGCGAGCTCGATCCCGAGACGCAGACCCCGATGTTCGAGATTGCCGACCTGGTGCACGACGGCGAGCGCGTCGTCGTGGCGCCCGGCGGTGCCGGCGGTCTGGGCAACACGCACTTTGTGACGTCGGTTCGCCGCGCGCCCGCGTTCGCTCAGCTGGGCGAACCGGCCGAGGAACACTGGATCGAGCTCGAGATGAAGCTTATGGCCGATGCCGCGCTTGTGGGCTTTCCCTCGGTGGGTAAGTCATCGCTCATTGCGCGCATGAGTGCCGCCCGCCCCAAGATTGCCGACTACCCGTTTACCACGCTCGTGCCCAATCTGGGCATGGTGCGTGCCGGCGAGTACTCCTATGTCGTTGCCGACGTCCCCGGCCTCATCGAGGGTGCGAGCGAGGGCAAGGGTCTGGGCCATCAGTTCCTGCGCCACATCGAGCGTACGGCCCTAATCATGCATGTCGTCGACATGACGGGTGGTTTTGAGGATCGCGATCCGGTCGAGGACTATCGCATCATCAACCGCGAGCTCGAGCAGTATGGCGCCGAGCTTTCGGAGCGTCCGCAGATTGTCGTTGCCAACAAGTGCGACGCGCCGGGCACGGCCGATAAGATTGCCGACCTCAAGCGCGCGGCGCTCGACGATGGCCATATGTTCTTTGCCGTGTCTGCTGTTACGGGCGCCGGCCTCAACACGCTGATGCTTGCCGTGGGCGAGCAGGTGGCTAAGCTTCGCGCCGAGCTGGCGGTCTCTGATGAACCGGTCGATCTGCGCGACGAGGAGTGGGAGCGTCGCCGCCTGCAGCGCGAGAAGCGTTTCCGCATTGTCCAGGAAGAGCCCGGTGCCTTCCGCGTGGTCGGTCGTGCCATCGAGCGCATGGTCATCCAGACCGACTGGGAAAACGAGGAAGCCGTCATTTACCTGCAGCATAAGTTTGCGCGTATGGGTGTTGACGACGCGCTCGAGAAGGCCGGTTGCCGTGCGGGCGACGAGGTCCGCATTTGCCAGCGCGCCTTTGACTTTGAGGGCGCCGAGGACTTCTCGGAGTACGAAGAGCTCGAGGATGCTGGCGAGGACGTTGCCGTCGAGGCCATTGACGTGGCCGATGCTGCGGACGAGGGCGTCGAGGTTGTCGATGCGGCGGATGCCGAGGACGATGCCGAGACCTCGGAGGGCGAGTAA
- the dinB gene encoding DNA polymerase IV, producing the protein MKRREHTYGYKDAAGVTPPPWTGPAVGLMDLDAFFASVEMLDHPEWRGKPLIVGGDADSRGVVSTCSYEARRFGVHSAMPSAEARRLCPQAIWTHGHFDRYREVSAQVMAILADETPRVERVSIDEAFIDITPGRFAPEDPLQVARRISDRVAALGVTCSIGVGCNKTVAKIASERDKPFGLTIVRPGTEQRFLAALPVSAMSGIGRSAEERLRRMRIYTLGELSRAPESTLASIFGVNGERMRQRALGLEISEVTSLDEEREVKSVSNERTFAKDLTERGDIEAAIALLGESVGRRLRRQGLTGATVTLKLKYSYGSGRTAQRRLPHPTDDENIFVAVALELLDKIWQKGMHVRLAGVGMSDFDHQGGIQTDLFCEIDGRGAQSSDRRDLSVAIDAVRDKFGDTALSFGRQSRFND; encoded by the coding sequence ATGAAAAGACGCGAACATACATACGGTTATAAGGATGCTGCGGGCGTCACGCCGCCGCCCTGGACGGGTCCGGCGGTGGGCCTCATGGATCTCGATGCGTTTTTTGCGAGCGTGGAGATGCTCGATCATCCCGAGTGGCGCGGCAAGCCGCTCATCGTGGGCGGCGATGCCGATTCCCGCGGCGTCGTGTCCACCTGCTCATACGAGGCACGTCGCTTTGGCGTGCACTCAGCCATGCCCTCGGCCGAGGCACGGCGCCTCTGTCCGCAAGCCATTTGGACGCATGGGCATTTCGATCGCTACCGCGAGGTCAGCGCGCAGGTCATGGCGATCCTCGCCGACGAGACCCCGCGCGTTGAGCGTGTATCCATCGACGAAGCTTTTATCGATATCACACCGGGTCGTTTTGCACCCGAAGACCCGTTGCAGGTTGCACGGCGCATAAGCGACCGCGTGGCAGCGCTGGGAGTGACCTGCTCCATTGGCGTGGGCTGCAACAAGACGGTCGCAAAGATCGCAAGCGAGCGGGACAAGCCGTTTGGGCTGACCATCGTGCGCCCCGGAACCGAGCAGCGCTTTTTGGCCGCGCTGCCGGTATCTGCCATGAGCGGCATCGGACGCTCGGCCGAGGAGCGACTGCGTCGTATGCGCATCTACACGCTCGGCGAGCTATCACGCGCACCGGAATCAACCTTGGCCTCTATTTTTGGCGTCAATGGCGAACGCATGCGCCAGCGTGCGCTGGGACTCGAAATCTCCGAAGTTACGAGTCTCGATGAAGAGCGCGAGGTCAAGTCGGTCAGCAATGAACGCACCTTTGCGAAAGATTTGACTGAGCGCGGGGACATCGAAGCGGCGATTGCGCTGCTGGGAGAGTCAGTGGGACGCCGCCTGCGCCGTCAGGGACTAACGGGTGCCACGGTAACGCTTAAGCTTAAGTATTCTTACGGCAGCGGACGCACGGCACAGCGCCGACTTCCCCACCCCACCGATGACGAGAATATCTTTGTGGCCGTGGCGCTCGAGCTGCTCGACAAGATCTGGCAGAAAGGTATGCACGTGCGCTTGGCGGGCGTCGGCATGAGCGACTTCGACCATCAGGGCGGCATCCAGACCGACCTGTTCTGCGAAATCGACGGCCGCGGAGCCCAATCCAGCGACCGTCGCGACCTCTCGGTCGCCATCGACGCCGTCCGAGACAAGTTCGGCGACACCGCCCTATCCTTCGGCCGTCAATCCCGCTTCAACGATTAG
- the yqeK gene encoding bis(5'-nucleosyl)-tetraphosphatase (symmetrical) YqeK: MKDKRKRYVHSLGVAETALHLAEVYGVDRFDAAAAGLIHDWDKVLSDDELVTRALHYGIKIAGSPSAATPLLHGPVAAYELPQLFPELSPAVFQAVDRHTVGACDMTQLDMVVFVADAIEPNRHGDYAHALRKMVGESTLDELFFSCFAQGLVYVIQSGRYLYPTAISIYNHYAQLR, translated from the coding sequence ATGAAGGATAAGCGCAAGCGCTATGTGCATTCGCTGGGTGTTGCCGAGACCGCACTTCATCTGGCCGAGGTCTACGGCGTTGACCGCTTTGATGCCGCTGCCGCCGGCCTGATCCATGACTGGGACAAAGTGCTCTCCGACGACGAGCTGGTCACGCGCGCTCTGCATTACGGCATTAAGATTGCCGGCTCTCCTTCCGCCGCGACGCCGCTTTTGCATGGCCCTGTTGCCGCCTATGAGCTTCCGCAGCTTTTTCCCGAGCTGTCGCCGGCCGTTTTCCAGGCTGTCGACCGTCACACCGTGGGTGCCTGCGACATGACGCAGCTCGATATGGTGGTCTTTGTGGCCGATGCCATCGAGCCCAACCGCCACGGCGACTATGCACATGCGCTGCGCAAGATGGTGGGGGAGTCGACGCTCGACGAGTTGTTCTTCTCCTGTTTTGCGCAGGGTTTGGTCTATGTGATTCAGTCCGGGCGCTATCTTTATCCCACGGCTATTTCGATTTACAACCATTACGCCCAGCTGCGCTAG